A window of the Streptomyces sp. JB150 genome harbors these coding sequences:
- a CDS encoding biliverdin-producing heme oxygenase produces the protein MDSFSTLLRTASHEQHVEAETSTFMSDLLGGRLGVAAYARYTEQLWFVYEALEGGARRLASDPVAGPFIRGELFRLPALERDLEHLRGPGWRDSLSALPATRAYADRVRECAERWPGGYIAHHYTRYLGDLSGGQIIRDKAERTWGFAKKGDGVRFYVFEEIPNPAAFKRAYRELLDTVNADELERQRIIAECKRAFALNTAVFRALGEEFPLSA, from the coding sequence ATGGACTCGTTCTCCACCCTCCTCCGCACCGCGTCCCACGAGCAGCACGTGGAGGCGGAGACCTCGACCTTCATGAGCGACCTGCTGGGCGGCCGGCTCGGCGTCGCCGCGTACGCGCGCTACACCGAGCAGCTGTGGTTCGTCTACGAGGCGCTGGAGGGCGGGGCGCGGCGGCTGGCGTCGGATCCGGTGGCGGGGCCCTTCATCCGCGGCGAGCTGTTCCGGCTGCCCGCGCTGGAACGGGACCTGGAGCATCTGCGCGGCCCCGGCTGGCGGGACTCGCTGAGCGCGCTGCCCGCGACCCGGGCGTACGCGGACCGGGTGCGGGAGTGCGCCGAGCGGTGGCCCGGCGGGTACATCGCCCACCACTACACGCGCTACCTGGGCGACCTCTCCGGCGGGCAGATCATCCGCGACAAGGCGGAGAGGACCTGGGGGTTCGCGAAGAAGGGCGACGGCGTCCGGTTCTACGTCTTCGAGGAGATCCCCAACCCGGCCGCGTTCAAGCGGGCCTACCGGGAGCTGCTGGACACGGTGAACGCGGACGAGCTGGAGCGGCAGCGGATCATCGCCGAGTGCAAGCGGGCGTTCGCCCTGAACACGGCGGTCTTCCGGGCGCTCGGCGAGGAGTTCCCGCTGAGCGCCTGA